One window of the Lachancea thermotolerans CBS 6340 chromosome A complete sequence genome contains the following:
- the SEC4 gene encoding Rab family GTPase SEC4 (highly similar to uniprot|P07560 Saccharomyces cerevisiae YFL005W SEC4 Secretory vesicle-associated Rab GTPase essential for exocytosis associates with the exocyst component Sec15p and may regulate polarized delivery of transport vesicles to the exocyst at the plasma membrane), which produces MSGVRTVSSSSANAKSYDSIMKILLVGDSGVGKSCLLVRFVEDKFSPSFITTIGIDFKIKTVDINGKKVKLQLWDTAGQERFRTITTAYYRGAMGIILVYDVTDERTFSNIKQWFSTVNQHANDEAQLLLVGNKSDMDTRAVSTDQGEALAKELGIPFVEASAKDDTNVNDIFFLLAKLIQEKIDSEKLVGNTGRDGSVNVGAAGNNSKSNCC; this is translated from the coding sequence ATGTCTGGAGTAAGAACAGTGTCGTCATCTTCGGCCAATGCCAAAAGCTATGATTCAATCATGAAGATTCTTTTGGTCGGAGACTCTGGTGTGGGAAAGTCCTGCTTACTAGTCAGGTTCGTAGAGGACAAATTCAGCCCCTCATTTATTACCACGATCGGAATTGATTTTAAGATCAAAACGGTGGACATCAATGGGAAGAAAGTCAAATTGCAGTTGTGGGACACGGCGGGTCAGGAGCGGTTTAGAACAATCACGACCGCTTACTATCGTGGGGCGATGGGCATAATATTGGTGTACGACGTAACGGATGAAAGAACGTTCTCTAACATCAAACAATGGTTCAGTACTGTCAACCAGCACGCCAACGACGAGGCACAGCTTTTGTTAGTCGGAAACAAAAGTGACATGGACACACGCGCGGTGAGCACAGATCAGGGCGAGGCGCTCGCTAAAGAGCTCGGCATTCCTTTCGTTGAGGCGAGTGCGAAGGACGATACTAACGTCAATGATatcttctttcttctggCCAAACTCATTCAAGAGAAAATTGATAGCGAGAAGTTGGTGGGTAACACTGGTCGCGACGGTAGCGTCAATGTCGGAGCCGCGGGCAATAACTCAAAGTCCAACTGTTGTTAA
- the BLM10 gene encoding proteasome activator BLM10 (similar to uniprot|P43583 Saccharomyces cerevisiae YFL007W BLM3 Protein involved in assembly of proteasomal core particles in the nucleus required for normal resistance to bleomycin may be involved in protection against oxidative damage): MEHFIQAPSPLKPYQNRSLSLKDMKTARSNSGSDLSKSKKAKFLSGALKSSMSPSRRPRSTTPLSSQVSYDESSSDSILRERLNHYGLDYIDDQEAHLKEIYDPKSKWFCRDIKPKFVIENCLPYKIESHTEQAKYLCHVLVNLYIAICSLDIQGLISISSKDLADLKAEIDELALNTDLFRLSTDDEASFNDINNYDEDEDEDEEDEEMVDFDGPQFTATGKITAKSATIVNVNHWANELKNCLHFEFPLKLRKVLASTFYSLSLVQGQKVYRVMHVNIFEALVSTDDEQTNFTELLLGEGLELDYRPMKKFLDEFLPPPDSTCTRYEISSKSDNQLFRLLLKLAHAAKPFYGLNDDSVLKDTMDHYISSLSPTTAYCVFPIITSFVPYRYQKSASITDYFPLIFTLWTTTTPSVGFDTHFYDFIGCIAEDALNKLLHEKAPHLQVLGNVSFREFGLLTEDQINFIFNRVQNHLRNDFQVVSFSRTVRPLVFSMNGSRNHEFLDKLQGLVKSIETFAHPSNNGPWTKVIAKFVHGFIKMYHERVKMEKNPKANHRCHLKLNSACHTRVVNIFQEVIFLGAQNKNSEMANYYISCLAYLLDINPGNKDLVFSKVVLDLYDSLGDLYVHSVHRLVSSLKQFTKVARFMIEDHIFRVHITNILFMLVSKIDYNDILLTSNIINCIVSIASFVPIDNLVSEDDHLSFTSHAAPFIEKHVFFLKYNKELDSFEYDKSELVAAFKASTTIFEDVLKIYLNKVIQLVDSDLEEGFISKVNQTTMIMMESMPDPMFKYFSGVLERTFWENDYFKEKHPNYELITIPLGAAARREPAIGAKLFSTLCVNIKDQIAKGAGSVRSSSEIQHRDVKLLTYLTALSDILRQAHSSMLSYREELKDILFFIFDNITNPPLDVHTSLVLHNVLTSLSSTEVIDYRLYPEKCSMPRDERWGGLQFDSKRFSKEMMTFKWHVPSKLEVEFGTELLENFTDYCSTNISEMMRSPHTDSAYSDKMKKYILIVTHALSGASLLFDADYSKNKTEILPVDSYKAKLLLLKSVRDKICDSQELNMDIEQIRNDTKADSEAESSIDLSEDGLDEIQFTEGGEGSLGGNTLFDGVSSAAPSGIATPEPGSRHHTYGVESAINSTLAMRDLDIMGCNYFFGSDKNKKMENFTYLKIHSIRSKIGSLFHKLFKFFSANFEDNTILFKILLHGIKVWFTDIGQETIFDEEPTSFLDLEFVENIQNLSHVDDPYTRTCFAAKAHALHEMRVLLHSTNRTPSKLEKVLLNDVLRLSTSLYPTIFKPAQGCLAHAMKQLIGSYSMIMKFLLTSLESAMNEGSYKKVEVMLEVLLLKKIHRKIMSDYKNLEEIVNLLIRACRVKDFNVSKYADSILTDIALSLKVPSSVCLLDMKTIEALRPADKSIGQQVDAVKKAKDKKRYSYISLLSHLQDSLINTLSSGSDLGWKIPVFIMKLTYRLQSNLELPPSENVLPCLYEMTKTKHPVMVHLAIKTLLGMCNKIISLGEFNYEIRNAFDFDFMKNNIELIKTDTANFNSYFKTEMKNFANPNFFIDSKAYVGYIAWGRSLKVIKSSNETKFNLKEKEINCLNLFGQLIDKEWVLQIAKVLIQDNENKGVFSNANIEFFELLVSLITNSCTALKYEDLLNLCRTLYDKSDKASMIMSVEIMAGLIVASKITSSNDLEKRDSFLVGFFDECLDHELNQDAVDIWSIVCWWLPTSVDIRRCAPLYRKLFKIKNVLDTASDSSADQASKISLLRNMMLSLDFKTPVAEELIPFLTIDHPYDQVRQSISKLLSTLLQSQISPCFSSTSKLVKFTSNETGLGRMIRNIPRAFDDKLKDTFNEIEKERGAITNLPAQEVLKTRYYYMTATMLNWITELMKGQNSVILVLYMEKYLAPFLMNLIRMKDVCNLANLEPTTCYIAISFWPLRKEYISIMMRVIENMDMQTSHEIRVQLVFAENFYSKNMLQLSMDQKQSILRFVVNQIYNRHFVEVRLRAAEVLSGIIHTLSDTEIPNKLIDEFANGLGNHSFANKKKLSKTNSQIHSCVIGLGAIISAFPYVSPLPQWIPSKLSSLSSWARTSGMSGTAAKEIISDFKKVRADTWHLDREQFSYDELEDLEGVLWRSYYA, translated from the coding sequence aTGGAACATTTTATTCAAGCGCCATCGCCCCTCAAGCCGTATCAAAATCGAAGCTTAAGCTTAAAAGACATGAAAACAGCCAGATCGAACTCTGGTTCTGATTTGTCAAAGTCTAAAAAGGCGAAGTTTTTATCTGGCGCGCTTAAGAGTTCCATGTCACCATCAAGACGTCCGAGATCCACAACGCCACTCAGTTCTCAAGTTTCTTATGATGAAAGTAGCTCCGACAGCATCCTAAGGGAACGGCTAAATCACTACGGCCTAGATTACATTGATGATCAAGAAGCGCATTTGAAGGAAATTTACGACCCAAAGTCCAAATGGTTTTGTCGCGACATTAAGCCGAAATTTGTAATCGAAAACTGCCTGCCTTACAAAATCGAGAGCCACACGGAACAAGCAAAGTACCTCTGTCATGTTCTAGTAAACCTTTATATCGCGATATGCTCCCTTGATATACAAGGCCTTATTTCCATATCGAGTAAGGATCTAGCGGATCTAAAAGCAGAAATCGATGAATTGGCTTTAAATACCGACTTGTTCCGGCTTTCCACAGATGACGAGGCCTCATTCAATGATATAAACAACTAcgatgaagacgaggacgaagatgaggaggaCGAAGAGATGGTAGATTTTGATGGCCCACAATTCACTGCCACAGGAAAAATAACTGCCAAGTCCGCCACTATTGTTAATGTCAATCACTGGGCTAATGAGCTAAAAAACTGTTTGCATTTTGAGTTCCCCCTTAAGCTAAGAAAAGTGTTAGCCTCAACCTTTTATTCCTTATCGTTAGTGCAAGGTCAGAAAGTCTACAGAGTGATGCATGttaatatttttgaagcattaGTTAGCACTGATGATGAGCAAACTAACTTCAcagagcttcttctcgggGAGGgtcttgagcttgactATAGGCCAATGAAAAAGTTTTTAGATGAGTTTTTGCCGCCTCCAGATTCGACCTGTACCCGTTATGAAATCTCCAGCAAGTCTGACAATCAACTCTTTCGACTTCTTCTTAAACTTGCTCATGCCGCAAAACCTTTTTATGGCCTTAACGATGATAGCGTTTTGAAGGATACTATGGACCATTATATTTCAAGCTTGTCTCCCACTACTGCTTACTGCGTATTCCCTATAATAACGTCTTTCGTTCCATATCGCTATCAAAAGAGCGCCAGCATTACCGACTACTTTCCGCTCATTTTCACCTTATGGACCACTACAACTCCTTCTGTAGGGTTCGACACACACTTTTATGACTTCATCGGTTGCATTGCGGAAGATGCACTTAATAAACTTTTGCATGAGAAAGCACCCCATTTACAAGTGCTAGGCAATGTTTCGTTCAGGGAGTTTGGTCTCCTAACGGAAGACCAGATTAACTTTATTTTCAACAGAGTTCAAAATCATTTGAGAAATGATTTCCAGGTTGTTTCTTTTAGTCGAACAGTGAGGCCTCTTGTCTTCTCGATGAACGGGTCTCGGAACCATGAATTTTTAGACAAACTGCAAGGCCTTGTTAAATCAATAGAAACCTTCGCTCATCCATCTAATAATGGGCCGTGGACGAAAGTAATAGCTAAGTTCGTTCATGGATTTATTAAAATGTATCATGAAAGAGTCAAAATGGAGAAAAATCCCAAAGCCAATCATAGGTGCCATCTGAAGCTCAATTCTGCGTGCCATACCCGAGTTGTCAATATTTTCCAGGAGGTTATTTTTTTGGGAGCTCAGAATAAAAATTCCGAAATGGCAAATTATTACATTTCTTGTCTCGCATATCTGCTAGACATCAATCCAGGAAACAAAGACTTGGTCTTCAGTAAGGTCGTATTGGATCTTTACGATTCTTTGGGTGATTTATATGTTCACTCGGTTCACCGGCTTGTTTCTTCACTCAAGCAGTTCACTAAAGTTGCTAGATTTATGATTGAGGACCACATCTTTCGCGTCCACATCACAAACATCCTGTTTATGCtggtttcaaaaatcgATTATAATGACATATTGCTTACCAGCAATATTATTAATTGTATTGTTTCCATAGCTTCGTTTGTGCCTATCGATAACTTGGTTTCTGAAGATGACCACCTTAGTTTCACGTCACACGCTGCTCCGTTCATTGAGAAACatgtcttctttctcaaatACAACAAGGAGCTTGATAGTTTTGAGTACGATAAATCTGAACTAGTCGCTGCATTCAAAGCCTCGAccacaatttttgaagatgttttAAAAATTTATCTCAACAAAGTGATTCAATTAGTTGACAGCGACTTAGAAGAAGGTTTTATTAGCAAGGTTAATCAGACTACTATGATTATGATGGAGTCAATGCCAGACCCTATGTTCAAGTACTTTTCGGGTGTGTTGGAAAGGACGTTTTGGGAAAACGactatttcaaagaaaagcatCCAAACTACGAACTGATTACGATTCCACTTGGTGCTGCTGCAAGAAGGGAGCCGGCAATCGGGGCAAAACTTTTTTCGACCCTTTGTGTGAACATAAAGGACCAGATAGCGAAAGGAGCTGGCTCAGTTCGTAGTTCATCGGAAATTCAACATCGGGATGTCAAACTGCTTACTTACCTAACTGCTCTTAGCGACATTCTCAGACAAGCTCACTCATCAATGCTAAGTTATCgtgaagagctcaaagacatactgttcttcatttttgataatATAACAAATCCTCCGCTAGATGTTCATACATCATTGGTCCTTCATAACGTTTTGACTAGTCTTTCATCTACAGAGGTCATCGATTACAGACTCTATCCAGAGAAATGCAGCATGCCTCGAGATGAAAGGTGGGGAGGATTGCAATTTGATTCGAAAAGATTTTCGAAAGAAATGATGACTTTTAAGTGGCATGTTCCCTCCAAACTCGAAGTTGAGTTTGGTACtgagctccttgaaaattttaCTGATTACTGTTCCACGAACATATCAGAGATGATGAGATCTCCGCATACAGATTCAGCTTACAGCGACAAAATGAAAAAGTACATTTTAATTGTCACACACGCGTTATCAGGCGCAAGCCTATTGTTTGATGCCGACTAcagcaaaaacaaaactgaaATTTTACCTGTGGACTCTTACAAGGCTAAGCttttgcttttgaagagcgtTCGAGACAAAATATGTGATTCTCAAGAGCTGAATATGGACATTGAACAAATTAGAAATGATACTAAAGCTGATTCTGAAGCCGAAAGCTCGATTGACCTCTCTGAAGATGGTCTGGATGAAATACAATTTACTGAAGGTGGCGAAGGTTCACTCGGGGGAAATACGTTATTCGATGGagtttcttcagctgctcCCTCAGGCATTGCAACTCCTGAGCCAGGGTCACGTCACCACACCTACGGCGTTGAATCAGCAATAAACAGTACTTTGGCTATGAGAGATCTGGATATTATGGGTTGCAACTATTTCTTTGGATCTGACAAAAATAAGAAAATGGAAAACTTCACATACCTAAAAATTCACTCAATAAGATCCAAAATTGGTTCTCTTTTTCACAAACtattcaagtttttctCCGCTAATTTCGAGGACAATACtattttgttcaaaattctATTGCATGGTATAAAGGTCTGGTTTACTGATATTGGCCAAGAGAcgatttttgatgaagaaccCACGTCGTTTTTGGATCTCGAGTTCgttgaaaatattcaaaaccTGTCGCATGTTGATGATCCATACACGAGAACGTGTTTTGCTGCAAAAGCGCATGCGTTACACGAAATGAGAGTTTTGCTACATTCTACGAACAGAACTCCTTctaagcttgaaaaagtgcttttgaatgatGTTCTAAGATTATCTACATCTCTTTACCCCACAATTTTCAAGCCAGCTCAAGGGTGCTTGGCCCATGCAATGAAACAACTGATTGGCTCTTATTCAATGATAATGAAATTTCTATTAACGTCATTGGAGTCTGCAATGAATGAAGGAAGTTATAAAAAAGTGGAAGTGAtgcttgaagttttgcttttgaaaaaaatccaTAGGAAGATCATGTCGGAttacaaaaacttggaagagaTTGTCAACTTGCTGATAAGAGCTTGCCGTGTAAAAGATTTCAatgtttcaaaatatgCTGACAGCATTCTGACAGATATCGCGctatctttgaaagttcCTTCCAGTGTATGTTTACTTGACATGAAGACAATCGAAGCTCTCAGGCCGGCAGACAAATCGATAGGCCAACAAGTAGATGCTGTCAAGAAAGCGAAAGACAAAAAGAGATACAGCTATATTTCACTTCTCTCTCATCTTCAGGATTCCTTGATTAACACACTCTCTTCTGGGTCAGACCTTGGATGGAAGATACCGGTATTCATAATGAAGCTGACTTATAGACTCCAATCAAACCTTGAACTACCTCCAAGTGAAAATGTTCTCCCTTGTCTTTACGAAATGACAAAGACAAAGCACCCCGTTATGGTCCACCTTGCAATCAAGACCCTTTTAGGAATGTGCAACAAAATCATCTCCTTGGGAGAATTTAATTACGAAATCAGGAAcgcttttgattttgacttcatgaaaaacaacattgagCTAATCAAGACCGATACTGCCAACTTCAATAGCTATTTCAAAACTGAAATGAAAAACTTCGCAAACCCCAACTTTTTTATTGATTCTAAAGCCTATGTTGGGTACATCGCTTGGGGAAGAAGTCTGAAAGTgatcaaaagttcaaacgAAACGAAGTTCAACCtcaaggagaaagaaataAACTGCTTGAACCTTTTCGGCCAACTCATAGATAAGGAATGGGTTCTTCAGATTGCCAAAGTTTTAATTCAAGAtaatgaaaacaaaggaGTCTTTAGCAACGCAAACATCGAGTTTTTCGAGCTACTTGTATCATTGATTACTAACTCCTGCACCGCACTGAAGTATGAGGACCTGCTCAACTTGTGCCGGACTCTATATGACAAGAGTGATAAAGCATCAATGATCATGAGCGTTGAGATAATGGCTGGTCTTATCgttgcttcaaaaataacaTCCTCGAACgaccttgaaaaaagaGATAGCTTTTTGGTTGGGTTTTTTGACGAATGCCTGGACCATGAACTTAACCAGGATGCTGTAGATATATGGTCTATTGTTTGCTGGTGGCTCCCAACGTCGGTCGATATAAGAAGATGCGCTCCTCTTTAtcgaaagcttttcaaaatcaagaatGTTTTAGACACTGCATCTGATTCATCTGCTGATCAAGCATCTAAAATTTCCTTGTTAAGAAATATGATGTTGAGCctggacttcaaaactCCTGTGGCTGAAGAACTAATTCCTTTCTTAACTATTGATCATCCATACGACCAAGTTCGACAATCAATCTCGAAGCTACTGTCTACGCTTTTACAAAGCCAGATAAGCCCATGTTTCTCCTCGACCAGCAAGCTCGTGAAATTTACAAGCAATGAGACGGGGCTGGGGCGTATGATTAGAAATATTCCTCGTGCGTTTGATGACAAACTAAAAGACACGTTCAATGAAATAGAGAAGGAACGTGGTGCTATTACAAACCTTCCTGCTCAAGAAGTGCTGAAAACTAGGTACTATTATATGACTGCAACAATGTTGAATTGGATTACGGAGTTGATGAAGGGTCAAAACAGCGTAATATTGGTACTGTACATGGAAAAATATCTGGctccatttttgatgaatctGATAAGAATGAAGGACGTTTGTAACTTGGCTAATCTCGAGCCTACTACGTGTTACATTGCTATTTCATTCTGGCCTTTAAGGAAGGAGTACATTTCCATCATGATGCGGGTCATAGAAAACATGGATATGCAGACATCTCATGAGATAAGAGTTCAACTTGTATTTGCCGAAAACTTCTACTCTAAAAACATGCTGCAGCTCTCTATGGACCAGAAACAGTCCATTTTACGTTTTGTCGTTAACCAGATTTATAATCGGCACTTCGTCGAGGTTCGTCTCCGCGCCGCTGAGGTGCTGTCCGGGATCATCCACACTTTGAGCGATACAGAAATACCCAACAAACTTATTGATGAGTTTGCCAATGGTCTTGGAAATCATTCGTTTGCaaataaaaaaaagctttcgaagacGAACTCACAGATCCATAGCTGCGTAATAGGCCTTGGTGCTATCATTTCAGCATTTCCGTACGTCTCCCCGCTTCCACAATGGATTCCCAGCAAGCTAAGTAGTCTATCCTCATGGGCTCGCACTAGTGGTATGTCAGGAACAGCTGCCAAGGAAATCATAAgtgatttcaaaaaagttaGGGCTGACACATGGCATTTGGACCGTGAGCAATTTAGCTATGATGAGCTAGAAGACCTTGAAGGGGTCTTGTGGAGAAGTTACTACGCTTAG